Proteins from a genomic interval of Agromyces sp. Leaf222:
- a CDS encoding cation acetate symporter has protein sequence MNAAISYAAIAAVALASALIGFYGLRVSRTTSDFYVASRTVRPWWNASAIGGEYLSAASFLGIAGLILTTGAGGIWFPIGYTAGYLMLLLFVAAPLRRSGAYTIPDFTEARLESRTARLVTSTLVIVIGWFYIVPQLQGAALAVRITTGLPSWAGSLAVAVIVAVVVAAGGMRSITFVQAFQFWLKLTAIAVPVIAMLIIVGGVEPALEAAAAFPPTAGPGDLDPYRTISLMVALLLGTLGLPHVLVRFYTNPDGEAARRTTVIVLVLLSVFYLFPTILGLLGRAFAPDLVASGDADALVLVLPDRLVPGWAGDLLTALVIAGAFAAFLSTSSGLVVSLAGVISQDLLGGSVRGFRIAAVASSFVPLVVALATESTGLAGSVGLVFAFTASTLCPMLLLGIWWRGLTPRGAVSGMLTGAVLSGAAILGGGAIAAAAPGIRPFLEQPAAWTVPAALLVTVVVSRLDRRRRPRGTDAFLARLHTPERVR, from the coding sequence GTGAACGCCGCCATCAGCTACGCGGCGATCGCGGCCGTGGCGCTCGCGTCGGCGCTCATCGGGTTCTACGGCCTGCGCGTCTCGCGCACGACGAGCGACTTCTACGTCGCCTCGCGCACGGTGCGGCCGTGGTGGAACGCGTCGGCCATCGGCGGCGAGTACCTCTCGGCCGCGAGCTTCCTCGGCATCGCCGGCCTCATCCTCACCACGGGCGCCGGCGGCATCTGGTTCCCGATCGGCTACACGGCCGGATACCTCATGCTGCTGCTGTTCGTCGCTGCACCGCTGCGCCGCTCGGGTGCGTACACGATCCCCGACTTCACCGAGGCCCGGCTCGAGTCGCGCACCGCACGACTCGTGACGAGCACGCTCGTCATCGTCATCGGGTGGTTCTACATCGTGCCGCAACTGCAGGGCGCGGCCCTCGCGGTGCGCATCACGACCGGGCTGCCGTCGTGGGCGGGCTCGCTCGCCGTCGCGGTGATCGTCGCCGTCGTCGTCGCGGCGGGCGGCATGCGCTCGATCACCTTCGTGCAGGCGTTCCAGTTCTGGTTGAAGCTCACCGCCATCGCCGTGCCCGTGATCGCGATGCTCATCATCGTCGGCGGTGTCGAACCCGCGCTCGAGGCCGCGGCGGCGTTCCCCCCGACGGCCGGACCCGGCGACCTCGACCCGTACCGCACGATCTCGCTCATGGTCGCGCTGCTCCTCGGAACCCTCGGCCTGCCGCACGTCCTCGTGCGCTTCTACACGAACCCCGACGGCGAGGCGGCCCGCCGCACCACCGTGATCGTGCTCGTGCTGCTCTCGGTGTTCTACCTCTTCCCCACGATCCTCGGGCTGCTCGGCCGGGCGTTCGCTCCCGACCTCGTCGCCTCGGGCGACGCCGACGCGCTCGTGCTCGTGCTGCCCGACCGGCTCGTGCCCGGATGGGCCGGCGACCTGCTCACCGCACTCGTCATCGCCGGCGCGTTCGCCGCCTTCCTCTCGACCTCGTCGGGGCTCGTCGTCTCGCTCGCCGGCGTCATCAGCCAGGACCTGCTCGGCGGCAGCGTGCGCGGATTCCGCATCGCCGCCGTCGCCTCGTCGTTCGTCCCGCTCGTCGTGGCCCTCGCCACCGAATCCACCGGGCTCGCCGGCAGCGTCGGACTCGTGTTCGCCTTCACCGCCTCGACGCTGTGTCCCATGCTGCTGCTCGGCATCTGGTGGCGCGGGCTCACGCCGCGCGGCGCCGTGTCGGGCATGCTCACCGGCGCCGTGCTCTCGGGGGCGGCGATCCTCGGCGGCGGGGCGATCGCGGCGGCGGCGCCCGGCATCCGCCCCTTCCTCGAGCAGCCCGCCGCGTGGACCGTGCCCGCCGCGCTGCTCGTCACCGTGGTCGTGTCGCGCCTCGACCGGCGGCGGCGACCCCGGGGAACGGATGCGTTCCTCGCCCGGCTTCACACGCCCGAGCGGGTGCGCTGA
- a CDS encoding LacI family DNA-binding transcriptional regulator: MGNKPTARQTVTIAQIAERAGVSPGAVSFALNGRKGVSERTRAHILLVADELGWAPGSAAKALAEAKSNIFGLVLARDPKNLGVESFYMQFLAGMETELSPRGYGVLLQVVPDAPSELMTLRRWRTTRRVDGVLLVDLRADDPRAAYLAGHPELPTVAVADPAFVSDLTTVWTDDATAMREAVRYLASLGHRRIARVAGLAELAHTQIRDAAFVAEIAELGLEGEVLRTDYSPEQGAAATGAALASERPPTAFVYDNDIMAVAALGVLARAGLRSPDDVSIIAWDDSLLCRHSVPSLTALSHDVVAFGAHAARRLFEVAAGASPQAHLDSTPRLAVRESTGPARGI; encoded by the coding sequence GTGGGGAACAAGCCGACCGCACGTCAGACCGTGACGATCGCCCAGATCGCCGAGCGCGCCGGGGTCTCTCCCGGCGCGGTGTCGTTCGCCCTCAACGGGCGCAAGGGGGTCTCGGAGCGCACCCGCGCCCACATCCTGCTCGTCGCCGACGAGCTCGGGTGGGCCCCTGGCAGCGCGGCCAAGGCCCTCGCCGAGGCGAAGTCGAACATCTTCGGCCTCGTGCTCGCGCGCGACCCCAAGAACCTCGGCGTCGAGTCGTTCTACATGCAGTTCCTCGCGGGCATGGAGACCGAGCTGTCGCCGCGCGGCTACGGGGTGCTCCTGCAGGTCGTGCCCGACGCCCCGAGCGAGCTGATGACGCTGCGACGCTGGCGCACCACCCGCCGCGTCGACGGGGTGCTGCTCGTCGACCTGCGCGCCGACGACCCGCGCGCGGCGTACCTCGCCGGACACCCAGAGCTTCCGACGGTCGCCGTCGCCGACCCGGCGTTCGTCAGCGACCTGACGACCGTCTGGACCGATGACGCCACCGCGATGCGCGAGGCGGTGCGCTACCTGGCCTCGCTCGGGCACCGACGCATCGCCAGGGTCGCCGGCCTCGCCGAGCTCGCCCACACGCAGATCCGCGATGCGGCGTTCGTCGCCGAGATCGCCGAGCTCGGCCTCGAGGGCGAGGTGCTGCGCACCGACTACTCGCCAGAGCAGGGGGCCGCGGCAACCGGGGCGGCACTGGCCTCCGAGCGCCCGCCGACGGCCTTCGTCTACGACAACGACATCATGGCCGTCGCGGCCCTCGGCGTGCTGGCGCGCGCCGGGCTCCGCTCCCCCGACGACGTCTCGATCATCGCGTGGGACGACTCCCTGCTCTGCCGGCACTCGGTGCCGAGCCTCACGGCGCTCAGCCACGATGTCGTCGCCTTCGGGGCGCACGCGGCCAGGCGGCTGTTCGAGGTGGCGGCGGGCGCCTCGCCGCAGGCGCACCTCGACTCGACCCCGCGGCTCGCGGTGCGAGAATCCACGGGGCCCGCGCGCGGAATCTGA
- a CDS encoding sulfite exporter TauE/SafE family protein — translation MLAAVAISVLVGAFAQRITGMGFALVASPALVILLGPFDGVIVVNLCAIVSSLIILPRVWRYVEWRRFAMLALPALAGTVVGALIAAHVPGAPLQVVIGALVIIALTITLLVTRAEHVVSGWPPALVAGAASGVMNAAAGVGGPALSVYAVATRWPQPRFAATAQPYFVAIGTASLVLKLAQTGWAIPELAPGSWPIVIGAVLAGLVLGEVLHRRIPHHAARIAVIAIAYVGGAAALIDGAIEIWFSA, via the coding sequence GTGCTCGCCGCCGTCGCCATCTCCGTCCTCGTCGGCGCCTTCGCACAGCGCATCACCGGCATGGGGTTCGCGCTCGTCGCCTCGCCGGCCCTGGTGATCCTGCTCGGCCCCTTCGACGGGGTCATCGTCGTGAACCTCTGTGCCATCGTGTCGTCGCTCATCATCCTGCCGAGGGTGTGGCGGTACGTGGAGTGGCGACGGTTCGCGATGCTCGCGCTCCCGGCCCTCGCCGGCACGGTCGTCGGCGCGCTCATCGCCGCGCACGTTCCCGGCGCTCCCCTGCAGGTCGTCATCGGCGCGCTCGTCATCATCGCGCTCACGATCACCCTGCTCGTCACGCGCGCCGAGCACGTCGTGAGCGGATGGCCGCCCGCACTCGTCGCGGGCGCGGCATCCGGGGTCATGAACGCCGCCGCCGGCGTCGGCGGACCGGCGCTCAGCGTCTACGCCGTCGCCACCAGGTGGCCGCAGCCGCGCTTCGCCGCGACCGCCCAGCCCTACTTCGTGGCCATCGGCACGGCCTCGCTCGTGCTGAAGCTCGCGCAGACCGGCTGGGCGATCCCCGAGCTGGCACCGGGCTCGTGGCCGATCGTGATCGGCGCCGTGCTCGCCGGACTGGTGCTGGGCGAGGTGCTGCACCGGCGGATCCCCCACCACGCCGCACGCATCGCCGTGATCGCCATCGCCTACGTCGGCGGAGCCGCAGCGCTCATCGACGGCGCGATCGAGATCTGGTTCTCGGCGTAG
- a CDS encoding GNAT family N-acetyltransferase, with protein sequence MTALLPPAEPLIGRFISLSPFVPADVPELAGALRHPEVFAGGYGGGPDGLPADDAEFERFALGYYAGGPLALPWTVRLRGGEHDARVVGATKFGDLDLVNESGHIGWTAYDPRVWATGVNVEAKLLLLGMAFEHGFGRVKLQADSRNERSRAAILRLGASFEGIARRHKLRADGSWRDSAVYSIVVDEWPSVRAGLEARLAARGDEPVRLAAASA encoded by the coding sequence GTGACCGCCCTGCTCCCGCCCGCCGAGCCGCTCATCGGCCGGTTCATCAGCCTGTCCCCGTTCGTGCCCGCCGACGTGCCGGAGCTCGCTGGGGCCCTCCGGCATCCGGAGGTCTTCGCCGGCGGATACGGCGGCGGCCCCGACGGCCTCCCCGCTGACGACGCGGAGTTCGAGCGGTTCGCGCTCGGCTACTACGCGGGCGGCCCGCTGGCCCTGCCGTGGACCGTGCGGCTGCGCGGCGGCGAGCACGACGCGCGCGTGGTCGGGGCGACGAAGTTCGGCGACCTCGACCTGGTCAACGAGTCGGGGCACATCGGCTGGACGGCGTACGACCCCCGCGTGTGGGCGACGGGCGTGAACGTCGAGGCGAAGCTCCTGCTGCTCGGCATGGCCTTCGAGCACGGCTTCGGCCGGGTGAAGCTGCAGGCCGACAGCCGCAACGAGCGGTCGCGGGCGGCGATCCTGCGCCTGGGCGCGTCGTTCGAGGGCATCGCCCGTCGGCACAAGCTCCGCGCCGACGGCAGCTGGCGCGACTCCGCGGTCTACTCGATCGTGGTCGACGAGTGGCCGTCGGTGCGCGCTGGGCTCGAGGCGCGTCTCGCCGCCCGGGGCGACGAGCCGGTCCGGCTCGCCGCGGCATCCGCCTGA
- a CDS encoding sensor histidine kinase produces the protein MPESMLLAASAGVVAGALAVGVVLLLRRLVLAQRELGTDAEQATYQTLHLASRAAKHVRGGFDGADAARAGRSLRTMLGCESLALVDPGGLVTVEGDDEVRAIAGELAIAAQSTGKPHVQRRITMGTKETDAVAAPILVGDRSAGAIVAFASPVRAGLVRATGEVASWVASQVELGELDASRAALAEAEVRALRAQISPHFIYNALNAIASFINTDPAKARELVLEFADFTRYSFRRHGDFTTVAEELRSIDSYLELERARFGDRLRVTLQVAPEVLSTVVPFLSIQPLVENAVRHGLESKEGGGRITITAADSGAFAEISVEDDGVGIDPAVLEEVLAGGSPGEHVGLRNVDARLRQVYGEEHGLVVETNVGAGTLVRMRVPKSQPGPNPNAPVAAQDGSRTR, from the coding sequence ATGCCCGAGTCGATGCTGCTCGCCGCGAGCGCCGGTGTCGTCGCCGGCGCCCTGGCGGTCGGCGTCGTGCTGCTGCTGCGCCGGCTGGTGCTCGCGCAGCGTGAGCTCGGCACCGATGCCGAGCAGGCCACGTACCAGACGCTGCACCTCGCGAGCCGCGCCGCGAAGCACGTGCGCGGGGGCTTCGACGGGGCGGATGCCGCGCGCGCCGGCCGCTCGCTCCGCACCATGCTCGGCTGCGAGAGCCTCGCCCTCGTCGACCCCGGCGGACTCGTCACGGTCGAGGGCGACGACGAGGTGCGCGCGATCGCGGGCGAACTCGCGATCGCGGCGCAGTCGACCGGCAAGCCGCATGTGCAGCGGCGCATCACGATGGGCACGAAGGAGACGGATGCCGTGGCCGCGCCGATCCTCGTCGGCGACCGCTCAGCCGGGGCGATCGTGGCCTTCGCCTCGCCGGTGCGGGCCGGCCTCGTGCGCGCGACGGGCGAGGTGGCGAGCTGGGTGGCGTCGCAGGTCGAGCTCGGAGAGCTCGACGCCTCGCGGGCGGCCCTCGCCGAGGCCGAGGTGCGCGCCCTCCGCGCCCAGATCAGCCCGCACTTCATCTACAACGCCCTGAACGCGATCGCGTCGTTCATCAACACCGACCCGGCCAAGGCCCGCGAGCTGGTGCTCGAGTTCGCCGACTTCACGCGGTACTCGTTCCGCCGGCACGGCGACTTCACGACCGTCGCCGAGGAGCTGCGCTCGATCGACAGCTACCTCGAGCTCGAGCGGGCGCGCTTCGGCGATCGCCTGCGGGTGACCCTGCAGGTGGCGCCGGAGGTGCTGTCGACGGTCGTGCCGTTCCTGTCGATCCAGCCGCTCGTCGAGAACGCGGTGCGGCACGGGCTCGAGTCGAAGGAGGGCGGCGGTCGCATCACGATCACCGCGGCCGACTCCGGCGCCTTCGCCGAGATCAGCGTCGAGGACGACGGCGTCGGCATCGACCCCGCCGTGCTCGAGGAGGTGCTCGCGGGCGGTTCGCCCGGTGAGCACGTCGGCCTTCGCAACGTCGACGCCCGCCTGCGCCAGGTGTACGGCGAGGAGCACGGGCTGGTCGTCGAGACGAACGTCGGCGCCGGCACGCTCGTGCGCATGCGGGTGCCGAAGTCGCAGCCGGGTCCGAACCCCAACGCCCCGGTCGCCGCCCAGGACGGGAGCCGCACCCGATGA
- a CDS encoding LytTR family DNA-binding domain-containing protein, whose product MISVLIADDEQPAIDELAFLLSQDPRIGTVHQASSGSEAIRLLTREPVDAAFLDIHMPGLNGFDLARALQRFEHRPALVFVTADEEGALEAFDLAAVDYLLKPVRTERLQRSIGRIVEVLKAGQATPTGGIPTVTAPEMIAVTLGGTTRMIRRDEVRYVQAQGDYARLHTDEASYLVRVPMADLERQWADAGFLRVHRSYLVSLAHLTRIRLGTDHPSVTIAGAELPVSRRLLPAVRERLESATLRPRP is encoded by the coding sequence ATGATCTCCGTGCTCATCGCCGACGACGAACAGCCCGCGATCGACGAGCTGGCGTTCCTGCTCTCGCAGGACCCGCGCATCGGCACGGTGCACCAGGCCTCGTCGGGGTCGGAGGCGATCCGGCTGCTCACCCGCGAGCCGGTCGACGCCGCGTTCCTCGACATCCACATGCCGGGCCTGAACGGTTTCGATCTCGCCCGCGCCCTGCAGCGCTTCGAGCACCGGCCGGCGCTCGTGTTCGTGACGGCCGACGAAGAGGGGGCGCTCGAGGCGTTCGACCTCGCCGCGGTCGACTACCTGCTGAAGCCCGTGCGCACCGAACGGCTGCAGCGCTCGATCGGGCGCATCGTCGAGGTGCTGAAGGCGGGCCAGGCGACGCCCACCGGCGGCATCCCGACCGTGACGGCGCCCGAGATGATCGCCGTGACGCTCGGCGGCACGACCCGCATGATCCGCCGCGACGAGGTGCGCTACGTGCAGGCGCAGGGCGACTACGCGCGCCTGCACACCGACGAGGCCAGCTACCTCGTGCGCGTGCCGATGGCCGACCTCGAACGGCAGTGGGCGGATGCCGGCTTCCTGCGGGTGCACCGCTCGTACCTCGTCTCGCTCGCGCACCTCACGCGCATCCGCCTCGGCACCGACCACCCGAGCGTCACGATCGCCGGGGCGGAGCTGCCCGTGAGCCGGCGCCTGCTGCCCGCCGTGCGGGAGCGGCTCGAGTCCGCGACCCTGCGTCCACGGCCATGA